The genomic interval ttttagttctttgtatttttgtattttattcatttaatccaatccaatctatattcaaacataaattcaaacatatatgctactgctgtatttttcaaataactgagctctgataccatttgtagggagCGCTTAGTTTCTCTTGACATGATCCCCGGGATAACTTGTTTCCTAACCCTTAGTTTTTTCTTTgactttcttaatttttctttgactttttggTCAAAGGGCCAAGTCAAACATCTTGTAGTTATATGAGTTGAAATAGGAAGATTATAAGAAGCTTCCCATAAAGACTTGGAATAGTGAAAAATGCGAAGTCTTGCTCTTTACATAAGTGAGTTTTCTCACCATATACCTGAAGATGAAAATTTGCCTATTAGTCTTTAGCAATATTCTTCAACAATGTCTCTTGCTTCTTGTTCCAAAGTTTGCAAGTATGATGTTATTTTAAGTTTTAGAGGTCCAGACACGCGTAAGACCTTTGTGAGTCATTTGTATAATGCGTTAGAACAACGAAGAATTAATGTTTTTAAAGACGATGAGCTGTTGGAACCAGGAAAATCAATTCCTAATAAACTAGTGAATGCTATAGAAGAGTCCAAATTTACCATTGTGATATTTTCCGAAAAGTATGCATCATCAAGATGGTGCTTGGAGGAGCTTGCACACATCATAAAGTGTCGAAATGAATTGGATCATATTGTGATCCCTATTTTTTATGATGTGAGTCCATCTGATGTAAGCTGCCATCAGAATTCACCGTTCGCTGAGTCATTTTTGCAATACGAGGAAATGTACAAACATGATTTGGAGATGGTTCAAAGATGGAGGGGTGCATGTAAGCAAGCTGGGAAAATATCAGGATACCATTTACAAGAGTGCAAGTTAGCTTTCTTTCTTTTGCCCTTTTTGCTTTTCTGTCAATACTTTGATTTGCTGCACTTGAACTGATGGTCtttcgaaaatagcctctctacctccccgAGGTAGGGGTAAGACCTGCGTACACGCCCTCCCAGacccccactttgtgggattacactggataTTTTGTTGTATCcgtttctcttttttgtttgtattttcacTGTTTTGCCTCGAgggtaattcaagaaaaatagtgtTTTTATTGTTTCAGAAGAATCATTAGAAGTAATAATCCCATTGTCAACACACCATTTTAGTCCATTCAACAAGACTAACCATTTTGTGGACTTACTTGGggagatagggttaggaatgagactattcgggggagaaggtgagagtgactttggtggaggacaagacgCGGGAAGTGAGG from Capsicum annuum cultivar UCD-10X-F1 unplaced genomic scaffold, UCD10Xv1.1 ctg63760, whole genome shotgun sequence carries:
- the LOC124893681 gene encoding TMV resistance protein N-like, whose product is MSLASCSKVCKYDVILSFRGPDTRKTFVSHLYNALEQRRINVFKDDELLEPGKSIPNKLVNAIEESKFTIVIFSEKYASSRWCLEELAHIIKCRNELDHIVIPIFYDVSPSDVSCHQNSPFAESFLQYEEMYKHDLEMVQRWRGACKQAGKISGYHLQECKLAFFLLPFLLFCQYFDLLHLN